One Homo sapiens chromosome 13, GRCh38.p14 Primary Assembly genomic window carries:
- the FAM216B gene encoding protein FAM216B — protein MGQNWKRQQKLWNVPQLPFIRVPPSIYDTSLLKALNQGQQRYFYSIMRIYNSRPQWEALQTRYIHSLQHQQLLGYITQREALSYALVLRDSTKRASAKVAPQRTIPRKTSAMTRRCPSVLPVSVVLPRAQSKRRQVLRN, from the exons ATGGGACAAAACTGGAAAAGACAACAAAAGCTTTGGAATGTTCCACAACTTCCTTTTATTCGAGTTCCTCCCTCCATCTATGACACTTCCTTACTAAag GCCCTCAACCAAGGGCAACAGCGCTACTTTTACAGCATTATGAGGATTTACAACTCCAGGCCCCAGTGGGAGGCCCTGCAGACCCGCTACATTCACAGCCTTCAGCACCAACAGCTGCTTG GCTATATTACTCAACGGGAAGCCTTGTCTTATGCTCTTGTACTTAGAGATTCAACCAAGAGAGCCTCAGCCAAGGTAGCTCCTCAAAGAACCATTCCCCGGAAAACTTCAGCCATGACAAGAAGATGTCCATCAGTACTACCTGTATCTGTGGTTCTACCTAGGGCCCAAAGTAAAAGGCGCCAAGTGCTCAGGAACTGA